ACAGTTTGCCGTTGCTCATCAAGGTGAGCAATTCATCGCCCAGCGTGGTGGCCTCGATGGAAGAGATACGAATGCGCAGCACCTCGGGGATGGCCTGCAACGCCTGCACCACATCTGCCAGGGTGCGGCCCTGATGCGCGTACAAACCGATGTTGATGCCGGTCAGCACCAGCTCGCGATGACCGGCGACTGCCAGCTGCTTCGCCTCCCTCAGCAGGTCGTCGAAATCCCGGCTGCGCGCATGTCCGCGCGCATAGGGGATTTCACAATAGCTGCAAAAAAAATCGCATCCATCCTGTATTTTTAAATGCGCGCGCGTACGGTTGGGATCCACGCCGGCCACGGCGATGGTAAAGCTGTCGGTCGCGATCTCCGGCACCACCACCACCGGCCCTGCCGAGGTGTCGCGGCGAAGAATATTCGCCAGATCCATTTTGGCGCCAGTGCCGATGACCCAGTGCACCCCGGGGAGTGCGGCCAGCTCCTCGCTCTGAACTTGTGATTGGCATCCCACCAGTGCGATTCGGGTGTCGCGATTAATCCGCAGCAAACGATGGATCAGCCGGCGCGTATCAGTGTCGCCGTGGGCAGTGACCGTACAGGTGTTGATGACCGCTACATCCGCGGGTTCGTCCGCATGCACCACAGTCCACCCCTGTCCGCTGCATTGCTGCTGCAGAATCGCGGTTTCCGCCTGGTTCAAGCGGCAGCCCAATGTCAAAAAGGAAATTCTCATTTTCATATAATGTAATAAAATTTAATGGTTTTGACAACAACAACTGCAAAAGAACCCTGCCAATCTTTTAACTTGCCTTTTGTGATACAATTTAATAGGTTTAAGTTAAAGCGGAAAACAGGGGGCCTGTGCAGAACAAACGGCCCGAACCATTCGAATGCGGGCAG
This portion of the bacterium genome encodes:
- a CDS encoding MiaB/RimO family radical SAM methylthiotransferase — encoded protein: MTLGCRLNQAETAILQQQCSGQGWTVVHADEPADVAVINTCTVTAHGDTDTRRLIHRLLRINRDTRIALVGCQSQVQSEELAALPGVHWVIGTGAKMDLANILRRDTSAGPVVVVPEIATDSFTIAVAGVDPNRTRAHLKIQDGCDFFCSYCEIPYARGHARSRDFDDLLREAKQLAVAGHRELVLTGINIGLYAHQGRTLADVVQALQAIPEVLRIRISSIEATTLGDELLTLMSNGKLCRFLHLPLQSGSDEILHAMHRRYTVAEYDAFVQRAVDAVPGLCLGADVLVGFPGESDQHFA